In Garra rufa chromosome 15, GarRuf1.0, whole genome shotgun sequence, a single genomic region encodes these proteins:
- the LOC141287441 gene encoding N-acetyllactosaminide beta-1,3-N-acetylglucosaminyltransferase 3-like has product MRRKNLQTVALVLTGVVCLVLIMNKNDFENDVTLMSRDVNEILQTSQSQNDLSIFETLQPSSSYCEQNVSAYNVTGFSTLPKHIQDFLLYRHCRSFPILLDVPDKCGGPQNSADVFLLLVIKSSPENYERREVLRKTWAKERQHKGVWIRRVFVSGTSRTGFEKRRLNKLLQMENSENKDILQWDFHDSFFNLTLKQILFFEWMERWCPDARFLLNGDDDIFANTFNMVEYLQGQKGNDGSKHLFTGHLIQNVGPIRHRSSKYYVPVQVQESKRYPPYCGGGGFLLSSFTAKTIYRMSHSIELLPIDDVYMGMCLEKAGLKPASHLGVRTAGLHIPAPNVDKFHPCFYREIILVHRFLPHMIFVMWNEIQNPHLHCGKTKSLLNLE; this is encoded by the coding sequence ATGAGAAGGAAAAACTTGCAGACAGTAGCGTTAGTTCTGACAGGTGTTGTGTGCCTGGTCTTGATCATGAACAAAAATGACTTTGAAAATGACGTGACATTGATGAGCAGAGACGTAAATGAGATACTCCAAACGAGTCAAAGTCAAAACGATTTGTCCATATTCGAAACTCTCCAGCCTTCATCTTCGTATTGTGAGCAGAATGTGTCTGCTTATAATGTGACTGGGTTTTCTACTCTGCCAAAGCATATCCAAGACTTCCTGCTTTACCGACACTGCAGGAGTTTTCCCATCCTTCTTGACGTGCCTGATAAGTGTGGTGGACCCCAAAACTCTGCAGATGTCTTCCTTCTGCTGGTCATCAAGAGTTCTCCAGAGAATTACGAGCGACGGGAAGTTTTGCGGAAAACATGGGCTAAGGAAAGACAGCACAAAGGTGTGTGGATCCGCAGAGTCTTCGTAAGTGGAACGAGTAGAACCGGCTTTGAGAAGCGCAGGTTAAATAAGCTATTGCAGATGGAGAACAGTGAGAACAAGGACATTTTACAGTGGGACTTCCATGATTCATTCTTCAACCTCACACTGAAGCAGATCCTTTTCTTTGAGTGGATGGAAAGATGGTGCCCAGATGCCAGATTTCTTTTAAATGGAGACGATGACATCTTTGCTAATACGTTTAACATGGTTGAGTATCTTCAAGGTCAGAAGGGCAATGATGGAAGTAAACATCTCTTTACAGGGCACCTCATCCAGAACGTAGGTCCTATCAGACACCGTTCAAGTAAATACTATGTCCCGGTGCAGGTACAGGAGTCTAAAAGGTATCCTCCGTACTGTGGCGGAGGAGGCTTTCTTCTCTCCAGCTTCACGGCCAAAACGATCTACAGAATGTCTCACTCTATAGAGCTGCTGCCCATTGATGATGTTTACATGGGAATGTGTTTGGAAAAGGCTGGCCTCAAACCTGCATCCCACCTTGGCGTAAGGACCGCTGGTCTGCATATCCCCGCTCCGAATGTTGACAAATTTCACCCTTGCTTTTACAGAGAAATCATTTTAGTCCACAGATTTCTGCCGCACATGATTTTTGTGATGTGGAATGAAATACAAAACCCACATTTGCACTGTGGAAAGACAAAGTCCTTGTTAAATCTAGAATAA